From the Ruania alkalisoli genome, one window contains:
- a CDS encoding acetoin utilization protein AcuC: MPCPVTLPWNEQLLAYDFGAGHPMAPVRLRLTVELLSALGLLSAPGVRVVDAEPASDDELARVHERAYIAAVQAASEGVPDRSRGLGTIDDPIFAGMHEASARIVGATLAGAQAVWQEGPARAVSIAGGMHHAMPGRAGGFCIYNDAAVAISWLLAAGCERVLYLDIDAHHGDGVERAFWDDPRVVTISVHQSGQTLFPGTGFAQDVGGPDARGSAINLALPEGTGDVAWLRGIEAVAGPVVREFAPQVIVSQHGCDTHRRDPLTGLDITIDAQRAAAEMVGRWASEHAGGRWLATGGGGYDVIWTVPRSWAHLVAVSAGVPLAVQTDLPAGWLERVRDLVDGDGPTTMSDGGDTDFRCWVDGYDPADPVDQSIAATRRAAFPWRGLDPLTAD, encoded by the coding sequence ATGCCCTGCCCCGTCACGCTGCCCTGGAACGAGCAGCTTCTGGCGTACGACTTCGGCGCCGGGCACCCCATGGCACCGGTCCGGTTGCGCCTGACGGTCGAGTTGCTGTCCGCGCTCGGGTTGCTGTCCGCTCCGGGGGTGCGGGTGGTCGACGCCGAGCCGGCGTCTGACGACGAACTCGCTCGCGTGCACGAGCGGGCCTACATTGCGGCGGTCCAGGCTGCCTCCGAGGGCGTCCCGGATCGCTCCCGTGGGCTCGGCACCATCGACGACCCCATCTTCGCCGGGATGCATGAAGCCTCGGCCCGGATCGTGGGAGCGACGCTGGCAGGAGCGCAGGCGGTGTGGCAGGAGGGTCCGGCCCGTGCGGTGAGCATCGCCGGAGGCATGCATCATGCGATGCCCGGCCGCGCCGGCGGGTTCTGCATCTACAACGATGCCGCGGTGGCGATCTCCTGGCTGCTGGCGGCCGGCTGTGAGCGTGTGCTGTACCTGGACATCGACGCCCACCACGGCGACGGGGTGGAGCGGGCGTTCTGGGACGATCCGCGGGTGGTGACGATCTCGGTGCACCAGAGCGGGCAGACACTGTTCCCGGGAACGGGCTTCGCCCAGGATGTGGGGGGCCCGGACGCGCGGGGATCGGCGATCAACCTCGCACTTCCGGAAGGTACAGGCGATGTCGCCTGGTTGCGGGGCATCGAAGCGGTCGCCGGGCCTGTGGTCCGTGAGTTCGCACCACAGGTCATCGTCAGCCAGCACGGATGCGACACGCACCGGCGAGACCCGCTGACAGGGCTGGACATCACGATCGACGCCCAGCGCGCTGCGGCGGAGATGGTGGGCCGGTGGGCGTCGGAGCACGCCGGTGGGCGATGGCTGGCCACCGGTGGTGGGGGGTACGACGTCATCTGGACCGTCCCACGTTCCTGGGCGCATCTGGTTGCGGTGAGTGCCGGGGTGCCACTCGCGGTACAGACCGACCTGCCCGCCGGGTGGTTGGAGCGGGTGCGTGACCTGGTCGACGGAGACGGCCCGACCACCATGTCTGACGGTGGTGACACGGATTTCAGGTGCTGGGTCGACGGTTACGATCCCGCAGATCCGGTGGACCAGTCGATCGCCGCGACACGACGCGCGGCCTTTCCTTGGCGCGGACTTGACCCACTCACGGCGGACTGA
- a CDS encoding TrkH family potassium uptake protein, whose translation MTLVVFASVVGIVTALLSLPIATSTGQRAPFADALFTATSAVCVTGLVTVDTATYWSPFGQVVILVGIQIGGLGVMTLASILGLAVSRRIGLTQKLLAAAETKTTRLGEVGSLLRAVLATIAVIEGALWIVLFPKYLLIGYPLGEALWHSLFQAISIFNNAGFIIEEGGLGQYAGDWWMVMPIIIGAFIGALGFPAILSISRNWRRPRQWSLHAKLTVATSTILWVVGTLAIGLLEWANPRSFGTLPAADRILNAMLAGMTPRSSGFSTVDIATMTESTWFIQDALMFVGGGSASTGGGIKVTTFAVMVLAILAEARGDPDIEAFGRRIAPTVLRLAVAVAFVGATLVGAGTLALLVLTDLHLDVVLFEVISAFATCGLSTGITANLPDSAKYVLSALMFTGRLGTMTMAAALALRDRRRVIRLPEERPTIG comes from the coding sequence ATGACCCTGGTGGTGTTCGCCTCGGTCGTCGGGATCGTGACAGCGCTGCTCTCGTTGCCGATCGCCACCAGCACCGGTCAGCGCGCTCCCTTCGCCGACGCCCTGTTCACCGCCACCTCCGCTGTGTGCGTGACGGGACTGGTCACGGTCGATACCGCTACCTACTGGTCCCCGTTCGGCCAGGTGGTGATCCTCGTCGGGATCCAGATCGGCGGGCTCGGGGTGATGACCCTCGCCTCGATCCTGGGTCTCGCCGTCTCTCGTCGGATCGGGCTGACGCAGAAGCTGCTAGCTGCGGCCGAGACGAAGACCACCCGGCTCGGCGAGGTCGGGTCACTCCTGCGCGCCGTCCTGGCGACCATCGCCGTGATCGAGGGGGCACTGTGGATCGTCCTGTTCCCGAAGTACCTCCTCATCGGCTACCCGCTCGGAGAAGCGCTCTGGCACAGCCTGTTCCAGGCGATCTCGATCTTCAACAACGCGGGCTTCATCATCGAAGAAGGTGGTCTGGGCCAGTACGCCGGCGACTGGTGGATGGTGATGCCCATCATCATCGGGGCATTCATCGGTGCGCTGGGATTCCCCGCCATCCTCTCGATCAGCCGGAACTGGCGCCGCCCCCGGCAGTGGTCGCTGCACGCGAAGCTCACCGTGGCCACGAGCACGATCCTCTGGGTCGTCGGGACCCTCGCCATCGGCTTGCTGGAATGGGCCAACCCTCGTTCATTCGGGACCCTCCCGGCTGCCGACCGGATCCTCAACGCGATGCTCGCCGGAATGACCCCACGATCGTCCGGGTTCTCGACTGTGGACATCGCGACGATGACCGAGAGCACCTGGTTCATCCAGGACGCGTTGATGTTCGTCGGTGGCGGCAGCGCCTCCACCGGAGGCGGGATCAAGGTGACCACCTTCGCCGTCATGGTGCTCGCGATCCTTGCCGAGGCACGAGGCGACCCGGACATCGAAGCGTTCGGACGGCGGATCGCGCCCACCGTGCTCCGGCTCGCCGTGGCGGTAGCTTTCGTGGGCGCCACCCTCGTGGGCGCCGGAACGCTCGCCCTGCTCGTCCTGACCGACCTGCACCTGGACGTGGTCCTGTTCGAGGTGATCTCCGCCTTCGCCACCTGCGGACTCAGCACCGGGATCACCGCCAACCTGCCCGATTCCGCCAAGTACGTCCTGAGCGCCCTGATGTTCACCGGGCGGCTCGGCACGATGACGATGGCCGCGGCCCTCGCCCTGCGGGACCGCCGCCGTGTGATCCGACTTCCCGAAGAGAGGCCGACCATTGGATAA
- a CDS encoding potassium channel family protein → MDKKFPRGSTPDLDQGADASVLVIGLGRFGGALAATLDELGRDVLAVERDPDLIRDWTGRIPLVEADASNPVALEQLGVKDFPIAVVGVGTSLEASVLITGNLVDLGTPLIWAKAISAEHGRILQRIGAHHVVYPEHDAGARVAHLVSGRMLDFIELEDGFTIVKMRPPKETHGFTVGEAEIKSKYGVTVIGVKQPGQPFEYATAETRIDAGDTLILSGDTALLEKFAARP, encoded by the coding sequence TTGGATAAGAAGTTTCCGCGCGGGAGCACCCCGGATCTCGATCAAGGCGCCGATGCGAGTGTTCTGGTGATCGGACTGGGCCGATTCGGTGGAGCGCTGGCAGCGACCCTGGACGAGCTGGGGCGCGACGTCCTCGCCGTCGAGCGGGATCCTGACCTGATCCGCGACTGGACGGGCCGCATCCCGCTGGTGGAGGCCGATGCCTCCAACCCTGTCGCCCTCGAGCAACTCGGGGTCAAGGACTTCCCGATCGCCGTCGTCGGGGTGGGAACCTCACTGGAGGCAAGCGTGCTGATCACTGGGAACCTGGTGGACCTCGGCACCCCATTGATCTGGGCGAAGGCGATCTCCGCCGAGCACGGGCGCATCCTCCAGCGCATCGGCGCCCACCACGTCGTCTACCCCGAGCATGACGCCGGGGCGCGGGTGGCACACCTGGTCTCGGGCCGGATGCTCGACTTCATCGAGCTCGAGGACGGTTTCACGATCGTGAAGATGCGTCCGCCGAAGGAGACGCACGGGTTCACCGTCGGCGAGGCGGAGATCAAGAGCAAGTACGGGGTGACCGTGATCGGCGTGAAGCAGCCGGGGCAGCCGTTCGAGTACGCCACCGCCGAAACCCGGATCGACGCCGGCGACACGCTCATCCTCTCCGGTGACACGGCGCTGCTGGAGAAGTTCGCCGCCCGGCCATGA
- the proC gene encoding pyrroline-5-carboxylate reductase, whose protein sequence is MAERISLIGVGVMGEAILTSMLPTVDAGGVRVADGRPEHARTRAAALGVQAADSNTEAVTGADVVILAVKPKDIGGVATEIAPALAPGAIVVSVAAGISTAYLASRLPAGTPVVRVMPNTPATIGAGVSVLSAGEHATGDHLDQVASLLAGTGAVHRVEESYQDAVTAISGSGPAYVFYLIDALAEAGVLGGLSRELARDLAVQTVAGAGAMAQQTGEHPVVLRERVSSPAGTTVAAIRELDERGVRAAVIAAAETVRLRSIEMGRELAD, encoded by the coding sequence ATGGCAGAACGTATTTCCCTGATCGGCGTCGGAGTGATGGGGGAGGCCATCCTCACTTCGATGCTGCCGACTGTGGATGCTGGAGGCGTGCGTGTGGCGGACGGGCGCCCGGAGCACGCCCGCACCCGCGCTGCGGCCCTCGGTGTGCAGGCAGCCGACAGCAACACCGAGGCGGTCACCGGTGCTGACGTGGTGATCCTCGCCGTCAAGCCGAAGGACATCGGTGGAGTCGCCACCGAGATCGCTCCGGCGCTCGCACCGGGCGCCATCGTGGTGAGCGTGGCGGCTGGGATCTCGACGGCGTACCTCGCCTCCCGCCTGCCCGCAGGCACCCCCGTGGTGCGTGTCATGCCCAACACCCCCGCCACGATCGGTGCCGGGGTGAGCGTGCTCAGCGCTGGGGAGCACGCCACCGGTGACCATCTCGACCAGGTGGCCTCGTTGCTGGCCGGGACAGGCGCCGTCCACCGGGTCGAGGAGTCCTATCAGGATGCCGTCACCGCCATCTCCGGATCCGGTCCCGCGTATGTCTTCTACCTCATCGACGCCCTCGCCGAGGCCGGGGTGCTCGGCGGTCTCAGCCGTGAACTCGCTCGCGATCTGGCCGTGCAGACAGTCGCCGGCGCCGGGGCGATGGCTCAGCAGACCGGTGAGCACCCGGTGGTCCTGCGTGAACGCGTCAGCTCCCCGGCCGGGACGACTGTTGCGGCGATCCGGGAGCTGGACGAGCGGGGAGTGCGGGCTGCGGTGATCGCCGCCGCCGAGACGGTGCGGCTGCGGTCGATCGAGATGGGGCGCGAGCTCGCGGACTGA
- the radA gene encoding DNA repair protein RadA, whose product MRARATFACTGCGAEYAKWYGRCQQCGAYATIEEQAAAPANAGLKSTRTTRAPARPARRVREIEVDSRQARTSTGLRELDRVLGGGLVPGQVVLLAGEPGAGKSTLLLSAADAVAESTGRPVLYVSGEESVHQLAARARRIEATSEHLLLADSNELGEALGHLEAVEGEPALLIVDSVQAIASAEVEGRAGGVAQVMEVASTLTRLAKSRNLPMFLVGQVTKESTLAGPRALEHIADTTLAMEGEKQTPLRMLRTIKNRFGPADEVACFEQTDTGVVEVPDPSSLFRSLRASPVPGTCLTVTVEGRRPMIAEMQALVSPSTTPNPRRGVSGLDTSRVSMLVAITERLGGVRLHDKDVFAATVGGMRSSDPATDLAVCLAIASASQDLLVPLDVAAIGEVSLSGDIRRVGMMTQRLAEARRLGYRRVMVPLGTGSSLGHQSDGVELLEVATIHNAFFTLTQLQPSARESTGAPSTMDRERGRLTSIRPVDS is encoded by the coding sequence ATGAGGGCACGGGCGACGTTCGCATGCACGGGCTGTGGTGCCGAGTATGCGAAGTGGTACGGACGTTGCCAGCAGTGCGGGGCCTACGCCACGATCGAGGAGCAGGCGGCAGCGCCCGCGAATGCCGGTCTGAAGTCGACGCGCACCACCCGAGCTCCGGCCCGTCCTGCGCGCCGCGTGCGCGAGATCGAGGTCGATTCGCGGCAGGCGCGCACCTCGACCGGCCTGCGGGAACTGGACCGGGTCCTCGGCGGGGGCCTGGTGCCTGGGCAGGTCGTCCTGCTCGCCGGGGAGCCGGGGGCAGGTAAGTCCACGCTGCTGCTCTCGGCCGCCGATGCGGTCGCCGAGTCCACCGGACGGCCGGTGCTGTACGTCTCCGGTGAGGAGTCGGTCCACCAACTCGCCGCGCGCGCCCGCAGGATCGAGGCCACCAGCGAGCACCTGCTCCTCGCGGACAGCAATGAGCTCGGGGAGGCGCTCGGGCATCTCGAGGCCGTCGAGGGTGAACCGGCTCTGCTGATCGTCGACTCGGTGCAGGCGATCGCCTCGGCCGAGGTCGAGGGCCGCGCCGGCGGTGTGGCTCAGGTGATGGAGGTCGCCTCCACCCTGACCCGGCTGGCGAAGTCCCGGAACCTGCCGATGTTCCTGGTCGGTCAGGTCACGAAGGAGTCCACGCTCGCCGGTCCGCGAGCGCTGGAGCACATCGCCGACACCACGCTGGCGATGGAGGGCGAGAAGCAGACGCCACTGCGGATGCTGCGCACCATCAAGAACCGCTTCGGCCCGGCCGACGAGGTCGCCTGCTTCGAGCAGACCGACACCGGGGTCGTCGAGGTGCCAGACCCGAGCAGTCTGTTCCGCAGCCTGCGCGCCTCACCGGTCCCCGGGACGTGCCTGACCGTGACGGTCGAGGGCCGCCGGCCGATGATCGCCGAGATGCAGGCGCTCGTCTCGCCCAGCACCACCCCGAACCCGCGGCGTGGGGTCAGCGGTCTCGATACCTCCAGGGTGTCGATGCTGGTCGCGATCACGGAACGCCTGGGAGGCGTGCGCCTGCATGACAAGGACGTCTTCGCCGCGACAGTGGGCGGGATGCGCTCCAGCGATCCGGCGACGGATCTGGCGGTGTGCCTGGCGATCGCCTCCGCCTCCCAGGACCTGCTGGTCCCCCTCGATGTCGCCGCCATCGGCGAGGTCTCGCTCTCCGGGGACATCCGCCGGGTGGGCATGATGACGCAGCGGCTGGCTGAGGCCAGGCGCCTGGGGTACCGCCGGGTGATGGTCCCCCTCGGAACCGGCAGCTCGCTCGGGCACCAGTCCGACGGTGTGGAGCTGCTGGAGGTCGCGACGATCCACAATGCCTTCTTCACGCTGACGCAGTTGCAGCCCAGTGCCCGCGAGTCCACGGGGGCGCCGTCTACGATGGATCGCGAGCGAGGTCGGCTCACCTCGATCAGACCGGTCGATTCGTGA
- the disA gene encoding DNA integrity scanning diadenylate cyclase DisA, with protein sequence MTTTTALQKGSRVPASTLPPLLRETLRAVAPGTELRDGLERILRGRTGALIVLGYDETVAQICSGGFELDVPFSSTRLRELAKMDGAIVVDNRAGRILRAAVQMLPDASIETTESGTRHRTAERTAKQTGFPVISVSQSMRIVALYVGGQRYVLEDSDTILSRANQALATLERYKSRLDEVTGTLSALEIEDLVTVRDVAAVVQRLEMVRRISAEISDYVVELGTNGRLLSLQFDELIGGVGPDLELVVRDYLDPRSARSLDDVLDALGGLDSTQLIDLTQLARILGVGGRQGDSLDSALSPRGYRMLTRIPRLPMTVVNDLVEHFGSLQKMLAATTDDLEVVHSVGGQRARTVREGLSRQAESSLLERFA encoded by the coding sequence GTGACCACGACCACCGCCCTGCAGAAAGGTTCCCGGGTGCCCGCCTCCACTCTCCCACCACTCCTGCGTGAGACGTTGCGCGCCGTCGCACCCGGTACCGAACTGCGGGACGGGCTGGAACGGATCCTGCGTGGCCGCACCGGTGCGCTGATCGTGCTCGGCTACGACGAGACGGTCGCTCAGATCTGCTCGGGCGGCTTCGAACTCGACGTTCCGTTCTCCTCCACGCGGTTGCGCGAGCTGGCCAAGATGGACGGGGCAATCGTGGTCGACAACCGTGCCGGCCGGATCTTGCGGGCTGCCGTGCAGATGCTGCCGGACGCTTCGATCGAGACGACCGAATCCGGCACGCGACACCGCACCGCCGAACGGACGGCGAAGCAGACCGGGTTCCCGGTGATCTCGGTGAGCCAGTCGATGCGCATCGTGGCTCTGTACGTCGGCGGCCAGCGGTACGTGCTCGAAGACTCCGACACGATCCTCTCGCGCGCGAATCAGGCCCTCGCGACCCTGGAGCGCTACAAGTCCCGGTTGGATGAGGTCACCGGCACGCTGTCTGCCCTGGAGATCGAGGATCTCGTCACGGTGCGGGATGTGGCCGCGGTGGTGCAGCGGCTGGAGATGGTGCGACGGATCTCGGCGGAGATCTCCGACTACGTGGTCGAGCTCGGGACGAACGGCCGGCTCCTGTCACTGCAGTTCGACGAGCTCATCGGCGGCGTGGGACCGGATCTGGAACTCGTGGTCCGGGACTATCTCGACCCGCGCAGCGCCCGATCCCTGGACGATGTGCTCGACGCGCTGGGTGGCCTCGACTCGACTCAGCTGATCGACCTGACCCAGCTGGCCCGCATCCTCGGCGTAGGCGGCCGGCAGGGCGATTCGCTGGATTCGGCTCTCTCGCCGCGTGGATACCGCATGCTGACGCGGATCCCGCGGTTGCCGATGACTGTGGTGAACGATCTGGTGGAGCACTTCGGGTCGCTGCAGAAGATGCTCGCCGCCACCACCGACGATCTCGAGGTGGTCCACAGCGTCGGTGGCCAGCGTGCCCGGACGGTGCGCGAGGGGCTCTCCCGGCAGGCGGAGTCCTCACTGCTGGAGCGTTTCGCCTGA
- a CDS encoding DUF5997 family protein: MGADQQRMKAITAAKKLGIYLPAAPQEFQAAQLSRQEVEELERHPPDWLTDLRRNGPHPRPVVAGRLGISISGLTRAGIEGALTTAEINELRDDPPDWLTAERAVQEDTRQQDQRRRENEAERRARAESGNRPRPHS, encoded by the coding sequence ATGGGAGCCGACCAGCAACGAATGAAGGCGATCACAGCCGCGAAGAAGCTCGGTATCTACCTTCCGGCTGCGCCGCAGGAGTTCCAGGCGGCCCAGCTCAGCCGGCAAGAGGTGGAGGAGCTCGAACGACACCCACCGGACTGGCTGACCGACCTGCGTCGCAACGGCCCGCACCCGCGGCCGGTGGTGGCCGGCCGATTGGGCATCTCGATCTCCGGTCTGACCCGGGCCGGTATCGAGGGAGCGCTCACGACCGCCGAGATCAATGAACTGCGAGACGACCCGCCGGACTGGCTGACTGCCGAGCGCGCGGTCCAGGAGGACACGCGGCAGCAGGATCAGCGCCGACGGGAGAATGAGGCCGAGCGTCGGGCGCGGGCCGAGTCCGGCAACCGCCCGCGCCCGCACTCCTGA
- a CDS encoding LysR substrate-binding domain-containing protein, with translation MTTPPFRLGYVPGVTPAKWAGIWRERHRTELELVPLAVGDAERAVREGEVAAALLRPPVDREMLSAIVLYEEACVVVTPIDHVIAALDRDEPVTSEDLADEVMLYPADDVLGRPPGQLAGYRPPTTAEAITLVAAGTGLLIVPQSLARLHHRRDLTYRFLDGGPAAPVALCWQTDRTTDEVEDLIGVVRGRTVNSSRGRPTPPSTKPVRPEQGARSSSAGRGSGGRSSSAGRRSARRGPNQRGNRRGRP, from the coding sequence GTGACCACGCCACCGTTCAGACTCGGCTACGTCCCCGGCGTGACCCCCGCGAAGTGGGCAGGGATCTGGCGGGAGCGTCACCGCACCGAGCTCGAACTGGTACCTCTCGCCGTCGGGGACGCCGAACGCGCAGTGCGCGAGGGTGAGGTCGCGGCCGCGCTGCTGCGGCCCCCGGTGGACCGGGAGATGCTCAGCGCGATTGTGCTCTACGAGGAGGCGTGCGTCGTGGTGACGCCGATCGATCACGTGATCGCGGCCCTCGATCGGGATGAGCCGGTCACCTCAGAGGACTTGGCGGACGAGGTCATGCTGTACCCGGCCGACGACGTCCTGGGCAGACCTCCGGGCCAGCTGGCCGGCTATCGTCCGCCGACGACCGCCGAGGCGATCACTCTCGTCGCGGCCGGTACCGGACTGCTGATCGTCCCGCAGTCCTTGGCGCGCCTGCACCACCGGCGCGACCTGACCTACCGGTTCCTCGACGGCGGGCCGGCAGCACCTGTGGCGCTGTGCTGGCAGACCGATCGCACCACCGACGAGGTGGAGGATCTGATCGGCGTGGTGCGGGGCCGGACCGTGAACTCTTCTCGGGGGCGGCCGACTCCACCGTCGACGAAGCCGGTCCGGCCAGAGCAAGGCGCGCGCAGCTCCTCAGCAGGACGCGGCTCCGGTGGACGCAGTTCCTCGGCTGGACGCCGATCCGCCCGCCGCGGCCCGAACCAGCGGGGCAACCGCCGCGGGCGGCCCTGA
- a CDS encoding A/G-specific adenine glycosylase, with amino-acid sequence MTTAPDCPCTGCASTLHEAILTWYDDHARDLPWRAPETNGWAVLVSEIMLQQTPVVRVEPAWQAWMHRWPTPADLAAASPAEVLRAWDRLGYPRRALRLREAARTIVADHGGAVPADEAALRALPGIGAYTAAAVAAFAYGRRTVVLDTNVRRVLGRLVSGMALPPPSQRRAENETAAAMLPEEPERSARWNVAMMELGALVCTARSPQCGQCPVATHCRWRAAEYPADEFATARRTQAWHGTDRQARGRVLAALRRQDELRPDEAGDLWPDPAQLQRVLASLCTDRLIVAETDSDGVVTGYRLPQQ; translated from the coding sequence ATGACCACTGCCCCCGACTGCCCGTGCACCGGCTGCGCCTCGACCCTGCACGAGGCGATCCTGACCTGGTACGACGATCATGCCCGCGACCTGCCGTGGCGTGCACCGGAGACGAACGGGTGGGCGGTGCTGGTCAGCGAGATCATGCTGCAGCAGACACCAGTGGTGCGGGTGGAACCCGCGTGGCAGGCGTGGATGCACCGCTGGCCCACCCCCGCGGATCTGGCGGCAGCGAGCCCGGCGGAGGTGTTGCGCGCGTGGGACCGGCTCGGCTACCCGCGGCGTGCGCTGCGACTGCGCGAGGCGGCTCGCACGATCGTGGCCGACCATGGCGGCGCGGTGCCCGCCGACGAAGCGGCCCTGCGTGCGCTTCCGGGGATCGGGGCCTACACGGCAGCGGCAGTTGCTGCTTTCGCCTACGGACGGCGCACGGTCGTCCTGGACACGAACGTGCGCCGGGTGCTGGGTCGCCTGGTATCGGGGATGGCGCTGCCACCGCCCTCGCAGCGTCGTGCGGAGAACGAGACGGCGGCGGCGATGCTGCCCGAGGAGCCGGAGCGATCCGCGCGCTGGAACGTGGCGATGATGGAGCTCGGCGCACTCGTGTGCACGGCCCGCTCACCGCAGTGCGGTCAATGCCCGGTGGCGACCCACTGCCGGTGGCGGGCTGCTGAGTATCCGGCGGACGAGTTCGCCACCGCTCGTCGCACCCAGGCCTGGCACGGTACCGACCGTCAGGCGCGGGGCCGGGTCCTCGCTGCGCTGCGCCGTCAGGACGAGCTGCGGCCGGACGAGGCCGGTGACCTGTGGCCGGACCCCGCCCAGCTGCAGCGGGTGCTGGCAAGCCTGTGCACCGACCGGTTGATCGTGGCCGAGACCGACTCCGACGGTGTGGTGACCGGGTACCGGTTGCCACAGCAGTGA